GCGCTGTTCGTGCGCTGGTTGTCCGGCGAAAGCTGGCCACCGCAATGGAGCTCGCTGACGCTGATGTTTCAGCAGGAGGTGGCCCAGCGGATCGTCGCGCAGCCGGGCACCCCGGCCTACGGGCGCCTCGCAGTCCTCTCCCAGTGGCGCAGCGCCGCCAGCCTTGCCATGAAAGTCCACCGCAGCGCCTTCACCCCGCCGCCCAAGGTGATGAGCGCCATCGTCCACGTCACGCCCGGCGCAATGCCCGAAGGCGTCTCTGCGCGAACGCTGGAGCGATTGACGGAGGCCGCCTTCGGGCAGCGCCGCAAGATGCTGCGGCAGAGCCTGAAATCCGTGCCCGGCGCAGTCGACACGCTCGATCGCGTGGGCATCGACCCGCAAAGGCGCGCGGAAACGCTGTCGGTGGAGGAATTCGTCGCGCTGGCGCGGGCGCTGGACGGCTGAACTACAGGCCGAAAGTGTAAGTCAGCGCGACGCCGCCTTCTAACTGGTCCTTCGATCCATAGGCCGCCACCACCGGCGAATCCGCCGGATCGCCCAGCAGCCGGTCGTATTTTACGTAGCCGAACATGCCCCATTCGGGCGTGAACTGCTGCACCACGCCAAGCGCGCCGCCGACCGACTGCAGGCCGCCGCCGGGGTCGTAGGCGGCGAGGCCGGATGCCAGGGCTTCGTCAGGCGCGACCCCGTAATAGGAGCGCTGGTAGCGCGCATCGGTAAGCGTCAGGCGCGGACCGATGGAGACGACCGTGTCGTCCTCGTCCCGCAAGACGTAATCGGCGCTGGCGACAGAAATGAAACCGTCGTGCCCGCTCACCGCCTGCCGCGCTTCCAAGCGAAACCGCAGGCTGGGGCTCGCTTCGAGCTGCGCAAATCCGCCGAGTTCGACGGAAAAGCCCACGTCGGGCAAGGCGCCGCCCACGTCCTCAGAATCGCGCTTGCCCTGGAAGCCGAGCGACGGCCCGATGGAGAAACCGCCGGCGCGGTAGAGGTCGAAGCCCGTGCTCTCGTCGGGCGCTTCGAAGGCGAATTGCTCACCCGGCAGCGCGCGCGAGAATTCGAACAGCGGGCCGATGTTGTGCTCGTCCGATCCGGGCCAGCTCGGCACCACCCGCGGGCCGAGGCCGATGCGGATGCGGGTTTCGCCCGACACACCCTCGGTCTCCGCACGCGGCGCGGGGATATCGCTTTCCTGCGCCTGCGCGGCGAGTGGAAGTGTGGCCAGCACGAGCGCACCGGCTACACTGGAATGAAACGTTTTCGACATGGCGACCCCCTGCGCGGTTTTTCCGGCCTTTACGAGGCCTTCTTGCGCAAACGCCAGTCGTGCAGGAGCGGTTCCGTATAGCCGCTCGGCTGGCGCGTTCCTTCGAACACGAGGTCGCACGCCGCCTTGAAGGCCATGCTGGTTTCCCAGTTGCCGGCCATTGGCTCGTATGCCGGATCGCCTTCGTTCTGCGCGTCGACCTTGGCCGCCATGCGCTGCAGCGAATCCATCACCTGTTCGCGCGTGCAGACGCCGTGGTGGAGCCAGTTCGCCATGTGCTGGCTGGAGATGCGCAGCGTCGCTCGGTCTTCCATCAGGCCGACATCGTTGAGGTCCGGCACCTTGGAACAGCCGACGCCCTGGTCGATCCAGCGCACGACATAGCCGAGCAAACCTTGCGCGTTGTTGTCGAGCTCCTCGCGGATTTCGTCCTCGCTCCAGTTCGTCCCGCGCGCGAGCGGGATGGTGAGCAGCGGCTCCAGACCCGGAATGTCGCCGAGGCCCTTCTGCGCCTCGAACACGTCTTCCCGGTGGTAATGCAGCGCATGGAGCGTTGCTGCCGTCGGGCTCGGCACCCAGGCGGTGTTGGCGCCGGCGCGCAAATGACCGATCTTCTCGATCATCATCTTGCCCATCAGGTCGGGCGCAGGCCACATGCCCTTGCCGATCTGCGCGCGGCCCGACAGGCCGTGCTTCAGCCCGATGCCGACATTGCGCGCCTCGTAGGCGGAAAGCCAGTCCGCGTTCTTCATCTCCGCCTTGCGGATCATCGGCCCCGCTTCCATCGACGTGTGGATCTCGTCCCCCGTCCGGTCGAGGAAGCCGGTGTTGATGAAGACGATGCGGTCCTTCACCGCATGGATGCAGGCGGCAAGGTTGGCGCTGGTGCGGCGTTCCTCGTCCATCACGCCGACCTTGATCGTGTGGCGCGGCAGTTCGAGCAAATCCTCCACCGCATCGAACAAGTCGTTCGTAAAGGCGCATTCCTCCGGCCCGTGCATCTTGGGCTTCACGATATAGATGCTGCCGGAGCGGCTGTTGCGCAGCGCGCCGAGCCCCTTCAAGTCGTGCATCGCGATGGCGCTGGTCATCACCGCATCCATGATGCCTTCGGGGATCTCCCCCCCGCCCGGCAGCAGAATCGCCGGATTGGTCATCAGGTGGCCGACATTGCGCACGAACAGCAGGCTACGCCCCGGCAAGGTCTTCTCGCCCACTTCCGCTCGTCCTGAGCTTGTCGAAGCATGCTCGTGCCGTGCCATGCCTCCGGGGGCTTCCACAGGCTCAGCCTGAGCGGGGATATAGGTCTTATCCGCAGAAAGCTTGCGGGTCAGCGACTTGCCGCCCTTTTCGAAGGTTTCCTCGAGATTGCCGCGCATCAGGCCCAGCCAGTTGGTGTAAGCCAGCCGCTTGTCTTCCGCATCCACGGCGGCGACCGAATCTTCCATGTCGACGATGGTCGTCAGCGCCGCTTCCAGCACGATATCGGCGATGCCCGCCTTGTCGGTCTGCCCGATCGGGCTTTCCGGATCGAAGACAACTTCGATGTGCAAGCCGTTGTTCTGGAACAGCAAGCCGCGTTCCGTCCGGCCGACGTACTGGTCCTCGTCCACCAGCTTGCCGTCGTCCGGTCCGCCAAGGTCGGCCCAGCTCTGGTCCACCAGCGGCAGCGTCTCGTCGAGGAATTCGCGCCCGCGCGCGATTACCGCATCGCCGCGCGCCCTGTCGTATCCGCCCGGCCTGGCCGCCGGTGCGTCCAGAGCGTCGGTCCCGTATAGCGCGTCGTACAGGCTACCCCAGCGCGCGTTCGCGGCGTTGAGCACGAAGCGGGCGTTGAGCGAAGGCACCACCAGCTGCGGGCCCGCCATCCGGGCAATCTCGCTATCGACATTTTCCGTGCCAATGGTGAAGTCGCCAGGCTCGGGAACGAGGTAGCCGATCTCTTCCAGAAACGCGCGATAGGCGGCCGCATCGTGGTCTTGCCCGCGCCGCTCCTTGTGCCATGCATCGATCTTCGCCTGCAGCGCCTCGCGCTTCTCCAGCAGGTCGCGATTGCGCGGAGCGAAGCGATCGCAAATCTCGGCAAAGCCTTGCCAGAACGTCGCGACATCGCGGCCCAGCGGGGCCAGCACCTTGTTCTCGGCAAAGGCGGCAAGAGCGGCGTCGACTTTCAGGCCGGACCGTTCGACGTAATCGGACATGCAATACTCCTCGGGCGTGTGCGCGCATCGGCGCATACAGGTTTTTCAGTGTCCGGGGAGGAGCGATGCGCCTTCTGGCGAAGCGCGCCCGCCATTGCAAGTGCAGGCATGAACTGCAGGGATGAAGAATGAGGATGTCTGGGGGCACGGGGTGGACAGGAAGGCGCGGCGCGTTAGAGGCTGGTTGCCGATGAAACCTGTCCCGCAGCCCATTCGCCCCGCGCTCGACGCCATCGATGGCGCCACCATGCTCGCGCAGGTCGAACGCTGGGCGACAATCAACAGCGGCACGACCAACCTTGCCGGGCTTGCGGCCATGGCGGGCGAATTGTCCGATGCCTTTGCGCAGCTTCCGGGCGAGGTCCGGCTGGTCGACCCCGCCCCCATCACCGCCATCGCCGCCGACGGGCGCGAAGTGGAAGTGCAGAACGGCCGGCATCTTGTTGTCTCGGTGCGGCCGGAGGCACAGCGCCGCTTCATCTTTACCGGCCACATGGACACCGTCTTTCCCGCCGACCACCCGTTTCAGGAACTGGCGTGGCTGGACGACGACGTGCTGAACGGCCCCGGCACCGCCGACATGAAAGGCGGGATCGCGGTCATGCTGGAGGCGCTCCGCGTCCTCGAAACCTTCGCCCCGTGGCAGCATTGCGGTTACGACGTGATGATCAATGCGGACGAGGAGACAGGCTCGCTTTCCTCCGCCCCGCTGATCGAGGAGCTGGCGCGCGGCAAGTTCGCCGCCCTCACCTATGAACCCGCCGCCACGCCGGAAGGCACGCTGGCCCACGCGCGTGGCGGCAGCGGCAATTACGCGCTGACCGTGACCGGGCGCAGCGCCCACGCCGGGCGCAACCCGCACGACGGGCGCAACGCCATCGTCGCCGCCGCCACCCTCGCCGTGGCGCTGAAGGAATTGCAGCGGGACGATATCAGCGTGAACCCCGCCAGGATCGAAGGCGGCGCGGCCAACAACGTCGTGCCCGACCATGCGGTGCTGCGCTTCAACATCCGCCCGAAAGAGCCCGCCGCCGCCGACTATTTCACCACCGCGATGAACGCGGTGATCGGCGAGGTGAAGCAGCGGCACGAGGTCGACGTCCATG
This sequence is a window from Alteriqipengyuania flavescens. Protein-coding genes within it:
- a CDS encoding hydrolase, producing the protein MKPVPQPIRPALDAIDGATMLAQVERWATINSGTTNLAGLAAMAGELSDAFAQLPGEVRLVDPAPITAIAADGREVEVQNGRHLVVSVRPEAQRRFIFTGHMDTVFPADHPFQELAWLDDDVLNGPGTADMKGGIAVMLEALRVLETFAPWQHCGYDVMINADEETGSLSSAPLIEELARGKFAALTYEPAATPEGTLAHARGGSGNYALTVTGRSAHAGRNPHDGRNAIVAAATLAVALKELQRDDISVNPARIEGGAANNVVPDHAVLRFNIRPKEPAAADYFTTAMNAVIGEVKQRHEVDVHVHGGISRPPKPVDRKAQKLFDLVRECGASLGQAIDWKSTGGVCDGNNIAATGVPVVDTMGVRGGKIHSPDEFMIAPSLAERAALSALVLSRLAEGEDL
- a CDS encoding MipA/OmpV family protein, with amino-acid sequence MSKTFHSSVAGALVLATLPLAAQAQESDIPAPRAETEGVSGETRIRIGLGPRVVPSWPGSDEHNIGPLFEFSRALPGEQFAFEAPDESTGFDLYRAGGFSIGPSLGFQGKRDSEDVGGALPDVGFSVELGGFAQLEASPSLRFRLEARQAVSGHDGFISVASADYVLRDEDDTVVSIGPRLTLTDARYQRSYYGVAPDEALASGLAAYDPGGGLQSVGGALGVVQQFTPEWGMFGYVKYDRLLGDPADSPVVAAYGSKDQLEGGVALTYTFGL
- a CDS encoding malate synthase G; this translates as MSDYVERSGLKVDAALAAFAENKVLAPLGRDVATFWQGFAEICDRFAPRNRDLLEKREALQAKIDAWHKERRGQDHDAAAYRAFLEEIGYLVPEPGDFTIGTENVDSEIARMAGPQLVVPSLNARFVLNAANARWGSLYDALYGTDALDAPAARPGGYDRARGDAVIARGREFLDETLPLVDQSWADLGGPDDGKLVDEDQYVGRTERGLLFQNNGLHIEVVFDPESPIGQTDKAGIADIVLEAALTTIVDMEDSVAAVDAEDKRLAYTNWLGLMRGNLEETFEKGGKSLTRKLSADKTYIPAQAEPVEAPGGMARHEHASTSSGRAEVGEKTLPGRSLLFVRNVGHLMTNPAILLPGGGEIPEGIMDAVMTSAIAMHDLKGLGALRNSRSGSIYIVKPKMHGPEECAFTNDLFDAVEDLLELPRHTIKVGVMDEERRTSANLAACIHAVKDRIVFINTGFLDRTGDEIHTSMEAGPMIRKAEMKNADWLSAYEARNVGIGLKHGLSGRAQIGKGMWPAPDLMGKMMIEKIGHLRAGANTAWVPSPTAATLHALHYHREDVFEAQKGLGDIPGLEPLLTIPLARGTNWSEDEIREELDNNAQGLLGYVVRWIDQGVGCSKVPDLNDVGLMEDRATLRISSQHMANWLHHGVCTREQVMDSLQRMAAKVDAQNEGDPAYEPMAGNWETSMAFKAACDLVFEGTRQPSGYTEPLLHDWRLRKKAS
- the rsmA gene encoding 16S rRNA (adenine(1518)-N(6)/adenine(1519)-N(6))-dimethyltransferase RsmA; protein product: MTDLPPLRDVIARHGLSASKALGQNFLFDEQLLDRIAAIPGDLQDKAVLEIGPGPGGLTRALLRAGARVTAIEMDRRCLPALAELAEVFPGQLTVVEGDAMAIDHGALLGEPFAVVANLPYNVGTALFVRWLSGESWPPQWSSLTLMFQQEVAQRIVAQPGTPAYGRLAVLSQWRSAASLAMKVHRSAFTPPPKVMSAIVHVTPGAMPEGVSARTLERLTEAAFGQRRKMLRQSLKSVPGAVDTLDRVGIDPQRRAETLSVEEFVALARALDG